Below is a genomic region from Gillisia sp. Hel_I_86.
TTTCTTTATAAACCATCAAGCTATCGCTATCCAATTGATAATTTTTCAGCAAATAGGGATGGGACAGTCTTACATTGTAAGTGGCAGAGGCTTCCTTTGCCTTTCCATCCTCTTCTATATTGGAGCTAACTTCACTAAAGAAAAAGCCACGGTTCTCTAGGCGGTTATGAAGCAAACTTTCTGTTTGCGAAAGATCTACCCTGGAAGAATAAACAGGCTCTTCCCCTATCTTTTTATTTAAGAATTTGGTTATGAAACCTGGTTTTTCTTTTTGTGCTTTATAATGATAATAGAGCCCTGGCCTCATTCCCAAAAACTTTGCATTTGGTTTGGGACGTAACACATCTTCCAACTCCCCTTGCAACTCCTCGAGCCCCTGGATGGTATCTTCAGAATTTATAATGACTTCTGCCCCGGTATACAAAAACTTATCCTCTGGCACGTACTTTTTGGCACTGCAAGCGACAACCAAACCCAGGCTTAGGATTATAATTGTATGTGTTAATAAAAATGAATTTCTAAATCTCATAAAGGGTTTATTTTTTATCTTCATTTTTATCAACTTGTTCCTTTACTGCCTTTTCAAACAACTCCTTGAATTTATTGAATTCCTGAGTAAAGATCAGCGCTATTCCACTAACTATCAATTGTCCGTCTATAACATTGTCGAATGTATTGTTGCGGAATCCCTTAAGCCTGAACTTACCATCTTCGGTTAATAGGTATTCCATACTCACATTTCCTATAATAGCATTGCTTGCTTCCGGGGACTGGTCGCTCCCTTGAATATCCAAGTTACTTCCAACCCTAACTATAAGCCTGTCATCCAATAATTTCTTTTGTGCCGCTACATTTAATTGTGTACGATCCTGGGGGTTCTCTCCTTGATAATCTGTAAAGCTATTAAGACCAAAATCCAGCTCTACACCGGAATCTCCCATGATCTTTCCAGATAACATATTTAATTGATCTGAAAGTGCTTGGTTTAAGTTGTCCCTTGCAATTGCTGCAGTTCCTCCCCCACTTCCATCACTCCCAGTTTCAGGGAAAAATTTATTTAAAACCAATAATGAAAATACTTGTTTATTTAACTCATCTTCCTGCTGATTCAATTGTTGGACCCTTCCATAAACTTGTCCCCCAATTGCCCCTTGTTCGTCTTCTGGCATATCCAGGTTAAAGGTTAATACAGGCTGCATCAATTCGCCATCCACATTTAAATAGACCAAGAAATCCAATTCTTGTCTAAATTTACTTGACACAGATTGATCTGCCCCACCTAACTGTGGAGCCATTAAAGCTGAAGCCGATGTTTCCACCCTATAAATTGCGCTGGCATCCAACGTGGCATCGAAAGGATCACCAGACCAAGTGATACTACTACCATCCACAATTTCAAATCGTCTTTTTACCAAATTATAAAGGCTCATCTCGTAATGCCCTTTACTCACTTCTATTCGGCCAGACAAAGTGGTTCTTCCATTGGGCAAAATGCTGAAGAAAAGATCTCCTTCCCCAGATCCCTGAATATTATCCCCAGTTTCCTGATCTATTACCATATTAAAGACGGAAGCGTCATCTATCGAAATAGTTGCATTTACCTCATAACCCGAGATCACTACCGATTCTTCCTTTGTTTTTGTTAAAATGTCATCTGGGTTTTCACGGTTAACAAAAATCACAATTCCATCCCGCTCCACGATATTTAATTCAGCTTCTGGAACGATATACGTTATATTGGTGTCCGGCCCGACCTTAAGATCAAGGTTTAATTTTGGTAAAAGAAGATCGCCAGTGAGCTTTGCAGTGGCATCAAAACTAGCTGTTCCATAAAACAAATCGTTATCTTCTTTGGTAGAATTTAAAACCGTAAAATTATCGGCTTCAAAACTTAAATCGAACCTGGGATTTAAATAGGTTTCAGTAAAAATAGTTCCATCCATTACAAAGGAGTTATTATTTTCATCCTGAATTTTAAAATTATCGAAATACAAGCCTTTATTATCCACTACCAAGGTTTCATCTTTAAACTGAAACCCGGCATTTAACATAGCTACCTTAAAGCCTGCATTTTTAAATTTAAACTCTCCATTATAGACGGGTTCTAAAGTGGTTCCGCTTAGCTTCATATTACCAGATAGAACACCTTTCCCATCTGTAATTTCCCCTCCTGAAAAACCTTCCAAAGCTTTTAATTCAAATTTTTTCAAATCCAGATCAAGGTTTAATTTTGCTGCAACATCATCAGCTATGTAATCTCCCGTAAGGTCTAAATCTACATTTCCATCTTTTACAGCTAAATTGAAGTCGTAACTCTTATTCCCTTTGGATTTTGCATTTAAAACAAGCCTACCTAAAGGCGCATCCAACACTTCCAAGTTTAAAATTTCAAGATTCGCCAGAATTCCTGTTTCAGAAAATGGGTCTTCCACTACCAGTTCTCCATTTAAAACCCCTTTTGCAAGATATTCTTCGGGATTTAAATAGCTTAAAAAGCTCTGAAGTGTGAAATTTGTAAAGTCAACTCCTATATGCTCTTTAGTTACTCCGGGTTTATCAGAATAAAAATCCACCATCTGATTGTCATGGGTGAATTTAAAATCTTTAAAATCTATACGTGTATCCAAGAATGAAATTTCATTGGAGGCAGGAATATTCCATGGAAGACTGTTTAGTATTATTTTTTCTGGATCTACATGAAGATAAAGAATATCATTCGCTTCGGTAATTTGGGTTTTAACATGTACAATTTCCTCGTCTTTATAAAAGGAACTGAAATCCATAAACAGCTTCCTATCTGTAATCCTTCCGTCCAGCAAGGTTTTTTTGATAGCTAATGGTCCGGCGTTTAAAGCATTCAGTCCAAAATCGAAATTAAGATCATTTGCATCTGAATTTATATTGAAAGCCAAACTGTCTATTTGCATTCCGTAGAAATCTATGAAAGGAACATTTACGGAAGCGGTCAAATTTCTATTTTTCTCATTGAAATCCATTTTAATATTTATAGTATCCAGTTCTTCCAAACTAGTTACAAACACATCGCTCAAAATTGGGGTATCTATAAATTTACCTCTTAAAACAATAGATACAGGAGTGGAAAGTGTATCCCTAATCTTATCTGGGACTAAATAACTTTTAAAATGATTGGTCAAGGCATTCGAAAGAGCTGCTGGATTGGCATTGGATCGTAGGCTGAGGTCCAACATCTTGTTACTAATATCCAAAGAAGTGGAATCCGGCAGAACATAGGCTGTGATACCAACATTCCCTAATAGATAGGCATCATTATCGTAGATAGCAATACCATCTTTTACGCTTGCATTTACACTATAACTTTCTAGATCTCCTTTAAAGGACATATTCAATTTGAGCGCACTCGTTATATTTCTTGAAGTAACACCAAGCGCATTAAGATTGGCTCCTTTGACATCTAAATTTAGATCTACTTGAGAGGCGATGGTATCGAAATTAACATATCCATCCAATGCGATGTCTAGGTTCTCATCTTTATAATTGGCGGTAATTGGTCCTTCCCCATCCAAAAACTCTCCATTTATTTTAAGAGCTTTTATACTATAATTATTAAGGGAAAGGCTTGTGATGGTAGCTTCTAGATTCGCATTTAGATGATTTAGGTCTTTTCCATTTCCGCTTGCATTCACTTTTAAATTAAGGGTGCCAACATTATCCATCTTTAGAAACTTGCCTAGCTGTAGCTCCATGGTTTCAAATTGCGCATCGAAAGCTATTGCATCATCAAAGTTAAAATCCCCGATCATTTTCATGTCCCCATTGGAAGTAGTTAAATAGGAATTCGTCTTTAAAGAAGCTAGGCCTCCGGTAAAACTACCTTTTAAGTTTACCAAAGTAGGAATCTCGATTCCTAGATCTTCTTCTTTTACAAATCTCTTTAAATCGCCTCTAGTGGATTTGAAATTTACATTTTGAAAATTGTAGCTCAAATTATCCACATCCATGGGGTTGGTAATTCTTCCGTTCGCGTTTAAAAAAGTAGTACTACCCCAGTTGATGGAAGCATTGGAAATCGCTAATGAACTCCCAGAACCTGCTAGCTTGAAATTCCCAGATAAATTCTTGGCGCCTAATGCCCTTATATATTCATTCTTTTTTAATTCGGGCATATATACAAACAGATCCTTCATATTTGCAGTAAAGTTTGCAATATCTGCTGTTAAATCTATTTCTTCGGGATTGTTGATAAGTTGCGCGAGACTATTATACTTTATAGCTGCATTGGCATTTATCACATTATCATTCAATTTTAGCTGAAGTCCATCAATATTTAAGTCAGTGTTTGAAACTTTAAGGTCTCCGGCCAGTTTCTCAAGATTTAATCCAGAGCTCTCCTTGAAGGTGAAAGTTTTTATAGTAGCTCCCGCTGTTTCATTTTTTAAATAAATATTGGAAGCTTCAAAATTAAAATCCTTAATAGCAAGCGCATTAGGATCATAAATGTCAGATTTAATGATTGCTCCGTCTACTAAATAGGTAAATCGATCTTCACTAAAAGAAACCTTGTTTACTTGAACAGTCCAGTTAGGCCAAACAAAATCTTCTAAAGATTGTTCTATATCCTTGGGCACATTCTCTACTTTTTGATCTAGAAGTGCAGTAGTTTCCAGTACAATATCTGATTCTGTAAGTAAAATTTGATCAATAATCACAGTGTTATTAACAAGATCCATTTTTGGAATAGAAGTCTTCAACATGCCAATATCCAGTTTAGTGGCCAAGCCATCTGGAGTCGCATTATAATAAGCAGTAACGTTTTCTATTTCCAAATTCTCTAGGCTGATAAATGGCAAAGGAGAAGAAGTATTTTCTTCAGACTCTGGAAAAGGTTTGGTTTGAATATAAACTATAGAAGAATTCGATAATCGGGCATTGGAAATTTGGAATTTCATATTCTCCAAGTCGGTCTCTTTCATTGCCAACTGAAAGTCCCCCAATTGTACCTCGGCTTCAATTCCGCCAACTTTATCTATGAATGAAATTTTAAAATCTTTAAAATTAAAATCCCCCAACTTTAAATTCAAAGGGGCCGAAGCAGTTGAAGTATCTACAACTGTACTGTCTGTAGAAACAAACGCATCTACCAAAAATTGATAATTGAAACCTTCAAGAGAATCTTTCCTGGATATATTTGCTTTTAATCCTTCCCAATCCAAAGAGTTAATAACTACACCACTACCTTTAATTAACGGCATTAGTGGAATATCGGCATCCAAAGTTTTAGAGTATATCAAGGTGTCCCCATTCTTGTCTTCGAAATAAAGACCTTCTATTTGGATGTCTCCAGTAAAAGTGATAAAAACCTTTTCTAAACTAACCGGAGTATTGGTTTTCTCTGAAATGTAAGAGATCACTTTATTAACTAGAATCCCTTGCCCCCACGGACTTCGAACAAATAGTAAAAGTAGAAATATAAATATTAAGAGACCAAGGGCTATTTTTCCTAATATCTTGAAGAATCGTTTGGTCCTTGTGGTTTCTGTTTTCAAATTTTCGTGGGAACTAGTTTACAAACATATTGTAAAGTATTCTTATAAAGAAGCGTATATATCACTAATTGAACCAGTAATTAATAAATTTCTGTTAAAGAAAAAAAGCTTTAAAATTATATAATAGAGAATATCCAACGTACTTCATCGATGAAATTGTCCCCCTCTATCCTTAAACATTTTTTATTTTTCAGCAACAATGTGCTTCAATGATTTGATAT
It encodes:
- a CDS encoding translocation/assembly module TamB — its product is MISYISEKTNTPVSLEKVFITFTGDIQIEGLYFEDKNGDTLIYSKTLDADIPLMPLIKGSGVVINSLDWEGLKANISRKDSLEGFNYQFLVDAFVSTDSTVVDTSTASAPLNLKLGDFNFKDFKISFIDKVGGIEAEVQLGDFQLAMKETDLENMKFQISNARLSNSSIVYIQTKPFPESEENTSSPLPFISLENLEIENVTAYYNATPDGLATKLDIGMLKTSIPKMDLVNNTVIIDQILLTESDIVLETTALLDQKVENVPKDIEQSLEDFVWPNWTVQVNKVSFSEDRFTYLVDGAIIKSDIYDPNALAIKDFNFEASNIYLKNETAGATIKTFTFKESSGLNLEKLAGDLKVSNTDLNIDGLQLKLNDNVINANAAIKYNSLAQLINNPEEIDLTADIANFTANMKDLFVYMPELKKNEYIRALGAKNLSGNFKLAGSGSSLAISNASINWGSTTFLNANGRITNPMDVDNLSYNFQNVNFKSTRGDLKRFVKEEDLGIEIPTLVNLKGSFTGGLASLKTNSYLTTSNGDMKMIGDFNFDDAIAFDAQFETMELQLGKFLKMDNVGTLNLKVNASGNGKDLNHLNANLEATITSLSLNNYSIKALKINGEFLDGEGPITANYKDENLDIALDGYVNFDTIASQVDLNLDVKGANLNALGVTSRNITSALKLNMSFKGDLESYSVNASVKDGIAIYDNDAYLLGNVGITAYVLPDSTSLDISNKMLDLSLRSNANPAALSNALTNHFKSYLVPDKIRDTLSTPVSIVLRGKFIDTPILSDVFVTSLEELDTINIKMDFNEKNRNLTASVNVPFIDFYGMQIDSLAFNINSDANDLNFDFGLNALNAGPLAIKKTLLDGRITDRKLFMDFSSFYKDEEIVHVKTQITEANDILYLHVDPEKIILNSLPWNIPASNEISFLDTRIDFKDFKFTHDNQMVDFYSDKPGVTKEHIGVDFTNFTLQSFLSYLNPEEYLAKGVLNGELVVEDPFSETGILANLEILNLEVLDAPLGRLVLNAKSKGNKSYDFNLAVKDGNVDLDLTGDYIADDVAAKLNLDLDLKKFELKALEGFSGGEITDGKGVLSGNMKLSGTTLEPVYNGEFKFKNAGFKVAMLNAGFQFKDETLVVDNKGLYFDNFKIQDENNNSFVMDGTIFTETYLNPRFDLSFEADNFTVLNSTKEDNDLFYGTASFDATAKLTGDLLLPKLNLDLKVGPDTNITYIVPEAELNIVERDGIVIFVNRENPDDILTKTKEESVVISGYEVNATISIDDASVFNMVIDQETGDNIQGSGEGDLFFSILPNGRTTLSGRIEVSKGHYEMSLYNLVKRRFEIVDGSSITWSGDPFDATLDASAIYRVETSASALMAPQLGGADQSVSSKFRQELDFLVYLNVDGELMQPVLTFNLDMPEDEQGAIGGQVYGRVQQLNQQEDELNKQVFSLLVLNKFFPETGSDGSGGGTAAIARDNLNQALSDQLNMLSGKIMGDSGVELDFGLNSFTDYQGENPQDRTQLNVAAQKKLLDDRLIVRVGSNLDIQGSDQSPEASNAIIGNVSMEYLLTEDGKFRLKGFRNNTFDNVIDGQLIVSGIALIFTQEFNKFKELFEKAVKEQVDKNEDKK